TAACGTAATTGGGATCTCTGATTTTGTAGTCACGAATATTGCCATCAAGCCGGCTGCTCCCATGCCAAACACGACTTTTAGTGTTATGGTCACCATCAAGAATCAGGGAACAGCGGTGGTTAATGCTGGAAAGCTGGCGCTTTGGGTCAATTAGGCCCCGGTGCCGTCTTGCGGAGCCACAACGGCCAACAAAGTAGCAGTGATTGGAACGCTGGCGGCAGGCGCAGTTAGAACCGTGACTTTCACCGGACTCGCGGCAGGCGGTGCTGGCAAGAAGACACTCCGTGCCTTTGTCGATAGTGCTTGCGCAACCAACGAATCCAGTGAAACCAATAATCAACTGACCCAGAGTTATACAATTCCCGGCCAGGCTGATTTCGTAGTCACGGGCGTTGTTATCACGCCCGCAACGCCTGTGGCTAACGGTGTATTTAGTGCTGCAATCACCGTCAAAAACCAAGGAGCGGTAACAGGTAACGCAGGTTTCCTCGATATCTGGACCAATCAACCTATTATCCAGACGTGCGGTGATACGGGCGATGGTTGGGCAGCCGTGGGTGAGTTGAACGCTGGTCAGAGCAAAACAGTCACGGTGGTTGGATTGCCCGCCGGCATTTCCGGTGTAAAGACGCTGCGTACTCTGATCGATAGTTGGTGCGAAATCAGCGAGTCGAATGAGACAAACAATCAGTTTACCAAGACAATTACCGTCAGATAACTTGATTGGAGTCTACTACTAAATGCGTGGTCGCTCGCTTTCTCTAACGAGCATCCACGCATTTTTGCACGGTATGCGACGGAATTTTTGCCAGCCATCAAGATCACGCTAATTTTTTCAGCTAGATTGATTCCCGCGAATAATCCACGCGGGATCTATTCAGGAAAAAATTGTACGGCCTATTACGGGCTGACCGCCGGGAAAGACCGGCATTTTTTAGACGGTTGCAAAACCGTTTCCTTTTCTCTCAGCCCTCACGGGCGAGGTTTCTCGGAGACACTGATGATAAAAAATAAAGTTATTACCAATTTTCTTTGCGTTGCCACTTTACTTACCCATCAGAGTGTAGTTAGGGCGGATGACAATGACCAGGATCAGAAGCAAAAATGCAATAACTGCGGGGTCGTAACTGCTATACAGATACGAGAAAGTAGCGGTGGACCTGGCTTGGGAGCCGCTGCTGGGGCACTGGCGGGTGGATTGCTAGGAAATCAAGCTGGAAAAAGCGATGCGGTCTCGAATACTGTTGGCGGAACCGCAGCCGCTATCATTGGTGCGGCAGGTGGTGCTCTCACCGGCCATTACGCAGAAAAAGCCATGAGTGACACCAAGGAATGGAATGTTACCGTGCGAATGAATAACGGCGAAACCAACACGGTCACGATGAAATCTGATCCCAATGTACAAACTGGCGACCAGGTACGCGTGGCTGGCGGAGCGTTAGTTCGCCTTCAGGAAGCGACGAGAACAAAAGAAAAAGAATTGGATGATGATGAAAAAGATGAGTAAAAACCACTAACTCTGCTGGTAGTTTTTGCTGTAAAAACTCCTCGATCCCGAAAGATCGAGGGGGGAAAAATACTATATTTTAATAGCCACCTTTGGTCTTGGTCTCGGGTAGACCAGCGATCTTGGGTGCTTGTTTGGCGGGACCCAACGGAAACAAAGCATAAATATCCTTGGTATCTACCTTTTCACCCCAAAAATCCTCTAATCCTTTGACTATTTTTCGCATGTTGGGCTGTTCACCGCCATGATTCAAATATAAATCGCGTAAATAGTTGATTACATCCCAATGACGCTGAGTCAGGGTAAGGATGCTGTCCTGTTTTGCCAAAGCAGCGGCTACTTCTTCATTCCAATCATCAATATTAACCAAATAGCCATTTTTATCAATTTCGATTGTCTTGTTGCCTACTTCAAGTGACGACATCGCTGATTCTCCGATACATTTTTGCTAACGTTTGCTAACAAATGCACACTGAAGGTAACTTTTCAGTGAGGGGGTATCTCCCAATGGTTGCGAAAAGTCACCTTCCCACAACCGCGCATAAAATAAAGAGAATAGCTTGGTTATCGCTATATATTCTCTTTATTTTTCAATACCATAAAGATTTTATTCTGCAAAAGATTGCTTACGGAAACCGCATACCTTTCCAATAACAACAAATTAATTATATCTGCAAAATTTCAGTACTGTCAAACTGTTGGCTATTTTTGAGCTACTATACTAATGTAGGATTTATTACTAACTATAAGTAATAATTAACAAATCAAATACTATGCGTGAGCTTCTTTTCCTCCTCGCTCTAAGGCGAGGTTTCTCGGAAACTTTGATGACTTTCTGTTGGCCAAAGCATGACATTTTTGCATAAATAAACTATAATCAAATAGTTAATTTTTTACTTGCTAAGAAATTAGCACAGAAAAACGGTCTGTATCGGCTAACGCCTTGTGAGGGATAAATAACCCACAACCTAAAATTCTGCGGGGTCCAAGTCCGCGTCGCTGAAGTTCGATTGCATCCTCGGGACGAAGATCGGCCACCAACAAACTCCGGGTAACGCAAGGCCCTTTTGGGGTCATCAAGACATTTAATTTTCCCGCCAACATCTTTTTAAACCGTACCGCCATTGCTTGAAGTTCGCGTGCTGCATCCGCCAGAAAAACACTTTCATCGTCAGTGACATTGGAAACCACTACATGACGAGCATAAAGGGCTGGTTGGTAAACTAAGCGACGTTCCAGCGCCTCTCCTGTTATTAACGAAGAATTTGCTATCGTCAAGGTTTGTCCCACCAATGCGGAACGAGCATCCGCTAACCGTGAACGAGGGAGACGCAGGGTCAGACGGGTGCGCTTCGTTAAATAAATCATGTCCGACCCCTTTTCAGGGCGCTGCCAGCCATTACCTGAGTCACCGCCATGAATCAAATGCAATCCAACGTGTGGCTCTGTGTGCCACCAGGATAATCGTTCTTGTATTGCTTGCGACAAGGCCCAGGCGTGGTCTACCGGCAAACTCCGACAGGTGATGGTAAAAGCCAGGTCCACCATGTCGTCGGCGACATGAATTGGGGAACAATTCTCTTGCCAGTATGGATTGCTCGACGCGACATGATTGCCATCATTTGCGTTCATAGATCCTCGGCGTGGAAATCCATCGATCCCGAAGGGGCGAGGGTTCTTGACTGTGCTATAACTACGTTAATCTATTGGTAAATTACGCCGTAATTTATCACGATCAATCCACCAATCTCCCTGAACCAGATTATCAATGGCCTCAGCCAAGCGTGGCAGGAACCGGACCGGGTCGTCCAGTTCATTGCCAATTAACCAGGCATCGAATTCTCCCTGGGTCAGCACCCCACGATGACGTCCAGCCACGAGAGTGAGCAACTGTTGAGTGTAATCGACAAGATGCTCATCTTCTGCATCCTTGCTACGCAACCGTGCCACATAGTGGGCGGTGACCGCCGCAATCGGAGGCATATTGGACTCAGGCGGTGTTTCCTCAATGAGATGTTGGAGGATTGCTACCGTCCATGAGGGTGAAATTGGGTAGGTAACTGCTAGCCAGATTCCATGGCCCAACGCGGTTAGAGAGCCAGACTGATTAGCGCGAAACAGGATGCTACAGGCACGCACAGCTTCCTCCCAGTGCCCTGCGGCAACAAAGATGGAAAATGCCTCAGATGCCCGCTTCCAGGCTTCCTCATTCTGCTCTAGATCAGCAAGACAATCCCCCAACTCCAACAAAATATTGGCGCGAATTTCGGGATTATGATCCTCTGGAAGCGTCAGTAAACGTTTTTCCCATTCTTGCTGTTCTCGCTGTAAGCGTGCGACCGCAGTTATCAGATCGGAATCATCATCCATGTCGACTAAAGTGTAAGGATTAAGCTGCTTCATTCAGGGCTGCCTTTAGGTAAAGGCAGCCTCAAGGCGATCTTCCCAATTTTCCGGAGTGTCGGGAAATGGTGGTCGGACATCCATGCGAAAAAATCGTTCACCTTGACGCGCCTGTTCTTGAATAATGGGAATAAGTTCATGAAAGGAACTTAGATTGTGACATTGTATTAGTATTTCACTCAGGTACAACATAAAATACTCGGGAGAATATAATAGGCTAGTTTTTCTTAAAATCGACCCTTAAATTTCGGGGGACATTTATTACTCCAAACCAAAATATTTTTGAAGTAATTTAGGGATGGACATTTTACGCAGATTTTTTGTAATATGCCTCATAGTGAGTGAGTAGCTAAATTATTTAATAATTTATTAAGGTATTATTCAGAATGAATATCCTGGTTGGAGTATATATCCTGAGAACACTTCCCCCGATGGATATGTGGCGACCTTAAGGATTGCTCATTACACTACATCTCTTTATTAAGCACCCTATTGATTTTTATCCTAAAATTCCATGAATAACGTAAAAGTTACCGTGTTCGTGGTTAAAAATTATGGATGTTGGCTTGGGAATCTTTATTCCAAATTAATTACTCGGATATTTTCTCAAGAAATGACGGGGTGCTTATCCAACGAATTTGTTCTTGTAGTAAAATCCCTTCACGTAAGGAGTAAAGATCGCCGTGGCTAAACAAATGCATAGTACTCCCATGCTCGACCAACTTGAGAGCGGGCCGTGGCCAAGCTTTATTACTGGGCTTAAACGCTTGGCCAAAGATAACGACATGATGGTGGATCTCCTTGGGCAGCTCGAGCATTCTTACGAGACGCGCAAGGGATTTTGGAAAGGAGGCACGGTTGGCGTCTTTGGATATGGTGGTGGAATTATCCCGCGTTTTTCCGAGGTAGCGAATAAGTTCCCAGATTCAGCCGAGTTTCATACTTTGCGCGTTCAGCCTCCGGCGGGAATGCACTACTCTACCAATCTTTTGCGCAAGATGTGCGATGTTTGGGAGAAGCATGGTTCTGGCTTGATCGCTTTTCATGGTCAGAGTGGCGACATTATGTTTCAAGGCATTCGCACTGATAAAGTGCAAGCTGCCTTCGATGATTTCAACGAAATGGGATTTGACCTGGGGGGAGCGGGTCCTGCGGTGAGGACCAGCATGTCGTGCATTGGTCATGCGCGTTGTGAGCAATCATGTTATGACACTGCCCGCACCCATCGGGAAATTGTTAATACCTTCCTTGATGACATGCACCGTCCGGCCCTGCCTTATAAATTCAAGTTCAAGTTTTCTGGTTGTCCGAATGATTGCATGAACTCGGTGCAACGTGCCGACATGGCGGTCATTGGCACCTGGCGTGATGACATGCAGGTTAATCAGGAAGAGGTTAAGGCGTTTGTTGCCAGCCGTGGTCGTCAATATGTGGTGGACAATGTCACCTCTCGTTGTCCGACCAAGTGCATCAGTCTTAATAATGATGACACCCTGGCGGTAGATAATCGCAATTGTGTACGGTGCATGCATTGCATCAATGTCATGACTAAAGCTCTTAAGCCTGGAAATGATCGTGGTGTTACGGTGCTAATCGGTGGCAAGCGTACCCTTAAGATTGGCGATCTGTTTGGAACCGTGGTTGTGCCCTTCATGAAGTTAGAATCCGAAGAAGACATGGAACGGCTGCGTGAAATTGCGCAAAACAGCATTGACTTTTTCGCAGAAAATGCTTTGGAGCATGAACGTACCGGTGAAATGATAGATCGTATTGGACTTGTCAATTTCCTGGAAGGGATCGGAGTAGAAGTCGATCCTCATATGATTGCTCATCCTCGCATCAGTTCTTATGTACGTATGGACACTTGGGATGAAGAAGCAGCTAAATGGCAGGAGCGTAAAGCTGGTTGACGAAATGTGTTACTTTATTTTTTGTGCTTGACATAATTTTTATGTGTAAAAGGGAATCGCGCTGGATGGCGTAATTCTCTTTTACCGTAGTTTAATTAGTTCCTGATGCTGTAAGGGTATTGAGGCACTCAGGCGTGCCTGTTCAGGCGAAAAATTTCTAAACATTCGAAATTTGGAGGTTACAATGGCCGAATTGCGTCCACCTATTGAGAGTGGCGTACCGGACCCTTTCCAGTATATGCATCCGGTATTACGCCGGAATTATGGTCAATGGAAATGGCATGACCGCCCGCGTCCGGGTGTGTTGCACCATGTTGCTGAAAGTGGTGAGGAGGTATGGTCGGTACGGGCCGGTACCCAGCGTCAGATGGACCTCTACACGATTCGTAAGTTATGTGATATTGGTGAGCAGTATGGTGAAGGTTATGTGCATTTCACTATTCGCAGCAACATTGAGTATTTGTTAAGCGATAAAAATAAAGTTGCTCCACTTATCGAAAAATTGCAGATAGAAGGTTTTCCAGTCGGAGGAACAGGCAATTCGGTTACAATGATTGCCCATACTCAAGGTTGGTTGCATTGTGATATTCCTGGTACCGATGCTTCGGGCGTGGTAAAGGCGTTAATGGACGAACTTCATGAAGAGTTCGTGCGTGAAGAAATGCCAAATCGCGTTCATTTAACCACTTCATGCTGTCAGATCAATTGTGGTGGCCAGGGTGATATTGCCATTAATGTTCAGCACACTAAACCGCCAAAGATCAATCATGATTTGGTGGCCAATGTTTGCGAACGTCCTACGGTCGTGGCTCGTTGCCCCGTAGCGGCAATTCGTCCCGCGATGGTGAATGGAAAACCATCGCTAGAAGTGGATGAAAAGAAATGTATTTGCTGCGGTGCGTGCTATCCGCCGTGTCCGCCCATGCAGATCAATGACCCAGAGCATTCCAAGCTGTCGATCTGGGTTGGCGGGAAGAATTCCAATGCTCGTGGTAAGCCGCAGTTCCACAAGTTAGTAGCAGCGGGTATTCCTAATAATCCTCCACGTTGGACAGAGGCTGCGAGCATTGTTAAAAAAATTCTCAGTGTCTATAAAAAAGACGCTAAGGATTGGGAGCGGCTCGCTGACTGGGTGGATCGGATTGGATGGCCACGTTTCTTTGAACTGACCGAACTACCTTTTACCAAATTCCATATTGACAATTGGCGAGGCGCGCGTAATAGCCTTAACGCATCTACCCATATCCGTTTCTAGGCGATGGGATAAAAGGAAAAGCTGCATATGAAGTTTGGCATCATGGTGAATGAAGGCCCTTATCAACACCAGGCTTCGGATAGTGCGTATCAATTCGCAAAAGCGGTGCTGGACAAGGGCCATGAGATTTATCGTGTGTTTTTTTATCACGATGGTGTAAACAACGGAACGCGCTTGACCGTCCCTCCCCAGGACGATCGCAATATCGTTAATCGTTGGTCGGAACTCGCC
This region of Gammaproteobacteria bacterium genomic DNA includes:
- the cas gene encoding Type I-MYXAN CRISPR-associated protein Cas6/Cmx6, which codes for MNANDGNHVASSNPYWQENCSPIHVADDMVDLAFTITCRSLPVDHAWALSQAIQERLSWWHTEPHVGLHLIHGGDSGNGWQRPEKGSDMIYLTKRTRLTLRLPRSRLADARSALVGQTLTIANSSLITGEALERRLVYQPALYARHVVVSNVTDDESVFLADAARELQAMAVRFKKMLAGKLNVLMTPKGPCVTRSLLVADLRPEDAIELQRRGLGPRRILGCGLFIPHKALADTDRFSVLIS
- a CDS encoding outer membrane lipoprotein SlyB, giving the protein MIKNKVITNFLCVATLLTHQSVVRADDNDQDQKQKCNNCGVVTAIQIRESSGGPGLGAAAGALAGGLLGNQAGKSDAVSNTVGGTAAAIIGAAGGALTGHYAEKAMSDTKEWNVTVRMNNGETNTVTMKSDPNVQTGDQVRVAGGALVRLQEATRTKEKELDDDEKDE
- a CDS encoding hypothetical protein (Evidence 5 : Unknown function), producing MPSCGATTANKVAVIGTLAAGAVRTVTFTGLAAGGAGKKTLRAFVDSACATNESSETNNQLTQSYTIPGQADFVVTGVVITPATPVANGVFSAAITVKNQGAVTGNAGFLDIWTNQPIIQTCGDTGDGWAAVGELNAGQSKTVTVVGLPAGISGVKTLRTLIDSWCEISESNETNNQFTKTITVR
- the tusD gene encoding sulfurtransferase complex subunit TusD; protein product: MKFGIMVNEGPYQHQASDSAYQFAKAVLDKGHEIYRVFFYHDGVNNGTRLTVPPQDDRNIVNRWSELAAKHGIDLVVCVAAAQRRGILDESEAKRHGRDAHNIAAGFRISGLGQLVEAGIQADRLVVFGD
- a CDS encoding Sulfur relay protein DsrC — its product is MLYLSEILIQCHNLSSFHELIPIIQEQARQGERFFRMDVRPPFPDTPENWEDRLEAAFT
- the tusE gene encoding Sulfurtransferase TusE, whose protein sequence is MSSLEVGNKTIEIDKNGYLVNIDDWNEEVAAALAKQDSILTLTQRHWDVINYLRDLYLNHGGEQPNMRKIVKGLEDFWGEKVDTKDIYALFPLGPAKQAPKIAGLPETKTKGGY
- the dsrA gene encoding Sulfite reductase, dissimilatory-type subunit alpha — its product is MAKQMHSTPMLDQLESGPWPSFITGLKRLAKDNDMMVDLLGQLEHSYETRKGFWKGGTVGVFGYGGGIIPRFSEVANKFPDSAEFHTLRVQPPAGMHYSTNLLRKMCDVWEKHGSGLIAFHGQSGDIMFQGIRTDKVQAAFDDFNEMGFDLGGAGPAVRTSMSCIGHARCEQSCYDTARTHREIVNTFLDDMHRPALPYKFKFKFSGCPNDCMNSVQRADMAVIGTWRDDMQVNQEEVKAFVASRGRQYVVDNVTSRCPTKCISLNNDDTLAVDNRNCVRCMHCINVMTKALKPGNDRGVTVLIGGKRTLKIGDLFGTVVVPFMKLESEEDMERLREIAQNSIDFFAENALEHERTGEMIDRIGLVNFLEGIGVEVDPHMIAHPRISSYVRMDTWDEEAAKWQERKAG
- a CDS encoding conserved hypothetical protein (Evidence 4 : Unknown function but conserved in other organisms), coding for MKQLNPYTLVDMDDDSDLITAVARLQREQQEWEKRLLTLPEDHNPEIRANILLELGDCLADLEQNEEAWKRASEAFSIFVAAGHWEEAVRACSILFRANQSGSLTALGHGIWLAVTYPISPSWTVAILQHLIEETPPESNMPPIAAVTAHYVARLRSKDAEDEHLVDYTQQLLTLVAGRHRGVLTQGEFDAWLIGNELDDPVRFLPRLAEAIDNLVQGDWWIDRDKLRRNLPID
- the dsrB gene encoding Sulfite reductase, dissimilatory-type subunit beta — encoded protein: MAELRPPIESGVPDPFQYMHPVLRRNYGQWKWHDRPRPGVLHHVAESGEEVWSVRAGTQRQMDLYTIRKLCDIGEQYGEGYVHFTIRSNIEYLLSDKNKVAPLIEKLQIEGFPVGGTGNSVTMIAHTQGWLHCDIPGTDASGVVKALMDELHEEFVREEMPNRVHLTTSCCQINCGGQGDIAINVQHTKPPKINHDLVANVCERPTVVARCPVAAIRPAMVNGKPSLEVDEKKCICCGACYPPCPPMQINDPEHSKLSIWVGGKNSNARGKPQFHKLVAAGIPNNPPRWTEAASIVKKILSVYKKDAKDWERLADWVDRIGWPRFFELTELPFTKFHIDNWRGARNSLNASTHIRF